Below is a genomic region from Drosophila kikkawai strain 14028-0561.14 chromosome X, DkikHiC1v2, whole genome shotgun sequence.
GCAAAAAAACACGTAAGCCATATTGTAAGTTTGTAACTAAACCGAGaccaccattaaaaaaaaaaaacaaaaaaacaaaaccaaaacaaagcctaagcaaaagcagcaataaacagcaacagcagcaaattCAAAAACAGCCCCTGTTCCTCCAGACCAAGCTAGAAAAAGTTCCTATTATTTCCTTTATCTCCCCCCAGAGGAATCCCAAAGCCCTACCAAACAACCAAGAAGAATCAATCTACTATATATCTGAAGAGAAATCTCCATTTTGGCTTTGCTGACTGCGCtccaaatttgattttgatttcgaACTAAAATATAAACCGTAGTGGTCATGTTTAGTTAGTTAAActcgaataaaaaaaaaaaacaacaaaacaaaaaactaagaaaaaaagataataatatatataataaatatgcaaaaatccGTATATTTAAGTCTCTCTCTTGAGCTATCTGTCCTACCCAATCTTCTGTCtgtagttatatatatatattaaataatataatatatatattatttagtgCCAGTGCATGCAATTCCCTTCCCAAAATCTCCTCCCTCCAAAGTATGTAGCCTGTGAATGCTGTAGATGTGTCGCAAAACTCTCTCTCTGAGATTTCTGCGGCATTTCGCTgatatatcttttatatagAGACTTGATATTTGCCGCTTTATCTTTCCTTCGTCGAGCATGAACCCAGCCTTTTTCCATCTCTCTATCAATCTATACATCTTTATAtctatacaaatatatatatgtttttgttctttattttctaATGCAGATAAAAAGCCTTCCGGCAAGTCAAAGGACGAGCAGATGGCCGAGAAAaagcaggagctggagaagcGACTGCAGGATGTCACCGGCCAGCTGGGGGCAAGCAAGAAAACCGCCAAGAAAGGTATGTTAAACCttaatataacagtttataacaGAATACAGATATGTTCTTAAAgttgtttcttttatattaattaattatcttTCATAACATTACTCTCCTCGCTCTCTGCAGACGAATCGAACAAGGTGGAGGCCATTCAGCCAGCGAATCCTGTGTCGTCGAGCTCCAGTTCCAGCGATTCATCGTCGTCAAGTTCGAGTGATAGCAGTTCGAGTGACTCGAGCGACAGTGAAGCAGGTTAGGACgcgttttgtttgtttgttttattttataaagtctatttttttttaataataagatACCTAGAGATAGGgcaaatacatatacatatataaatatatacatatatatttagttatgaataaatatatatatatgtatatgtagatatataaGTATGTTGTTTAAGAATCAAACAACATAACTCactaaacaaaaagaaaaaacggaTACGGATACCGATTCCGAtacagaaacacacacacacacacgacacCTATACAACGTTTTACAACTTTTAACGGAAACAGAAACGGAAACACACCTAAAAACCTTCactaataaagaaaaacagtCGCCGCataatcatttttttaaattctattatAACGTGTTAACACTGGAAGACCGTACATATTAAGGACATCATGAAGACTCTAACGAGTAGCGAGTAGAAAAGCCGTTGAATTGTgtaaaaagagaaagagagagagagagagagagagagagctagaGCTAGAGCTAGCTAACTTTGCTGCAGATCAGTTTCAGGAGATTTTGGATTAATTCGATTGGATATAGGTTTATCTAGTTATAAATGTAGCTTAACCATACCCCCATACCCTAACCTTAATCCAATTTAGCGAGTATCTCTAGGGTTTTATCCTGCGATTGATTGTGTTTCTAAAAGTTCAGTATCAAGACCACCACGAAAATCCAACTTCATATCGAATTAGAGCGAGATGGACGTATattgaaagagagagagagaggaagggGTATGATGGCCAATTGTACTATTGTTAATAAaccatatacacacacacacacccacacacgcacccttattaatttattgaacTTAGCgcattttgtttatgtttttgtgtgctaaaatatataccaaCGGAAAAGATAAATTTCCAGCAAAGGAATATATGCGATATTATGTTTACACCCGTCTGATTCGGCAATAGAAATGACCAACTCTGGTGAATATTACTTtttatctaattttttttttttttttttttttgtatttgtttagaATTTTCAAGAACCAAGTTCATGACAAAGTGCAATATGCATTTACTCTAAGAAAACAAATGCAGCGAAAGAGTGAAAGATTTATAGAATTTCGAATCATGAGAGAAATCGGGACAATTATGGTAAAATATATTCAGAAGAGATTGTagaaaaaattcaataaataaaagattgTGAAGATTGTTCAACAAATTTGCAGAAAGATGAATCTATATAGTTTGGAGAGATCCAGAGTTGGTGGTAAAGGCAGGATCAGGCGGGTGTAGAGACTAAAGGAGCGACCATATATAAAGAACACCCATAGTACCCATAAAACCCCCCTCATTAAACACCGTTTTTactgacgacgacgacataGACGAGACAACATGAACATGAACATGAACACACATCGGCAAAACTTTATATaatcgatttatatatatataaattttaggtatagtatatacttaattatatatacacaaacacacatatatatatatatatatatatatatatatatatcatatatctatagacatatacatatacattatgtatatatatatggcgTATATAGATATTGTATTTAAGCATTTGTAGGtattaaacaaattgtatTTGTAAATGAAAAACTATCTAAAAATTAGAATAATAAGAGAACACACAACTCTTTACTAATTTTAAgtcatttttgaaaaaaaaagaaagaaaaacaaatcttgaaaaaaaaagaacaagcaAAAACCAGCTTATTATTACCAAtaatatgattattattattattattattatgattatgattattatgAGAATATGCTGAAAAAAATCGTGAAGCAATTGTGTATTGGGGGCAGCCAATCTGAAAAAGAAAgtaatgaatatatattccaactccaaccaaccaaccaatcAATCAATCTATCAaccaatcaatcaatcaatcaaccaaccaaccaaaccaaaaccaaccaatcaagtcaatcaatcaatcgatCAACCAAAACTCTccatcaaatcaaatcaataaCAAACAGAGCAACAATTGCATGattgacaaaacaaaaatgatcAACGAATAAATCGATTATAAAAAATCTATCATTCACgcccacacacaaacaaacacacacacgtccACACATCATGATATATAAACCCCataaccataaaaaaagaaagcaaatgAATAGAGGCAGCTCAGGATCATGTTTATGATCACGTTCACACGTACTCCTCACCTCATCTCAAGGCAACTAGTCCCCTCCTAATCTATATCATCCATGCACTGCCCGGTGGAATCAGTTCTTAAAACAAACCCCCCTCTAGGTTACCTTCTGTGCCAATTCCATAATGTTTCTAGTCCAATCTCCCGATGTTTCCCTCACACAAACATCTTCTATCGGTCTTCAtaacttgatttttttttgtaatatttttgaaacccacacactcacacaacCACAAAAAATAACCTCAAAGAACtatgtgtaaaatataataataataatgaaaatgaaacaaTGAATAATAAcccccaaaaataataatatgaaaaACTGATTGAACCAAAAATGCAAGCAAAATtaccacatatatatatgtatatatatatttatatatatttatatgtatctatatatatctatatatgtatatatgtctaaagagtatatagaaaaagccaatatgcaaaatatatatttgaaaattctCGATACACTTGCAGACAATGTGTAAAAACCAAGAAAGTATGAAAAgcttcaaaaaacaaaaaaacgaaatcgaaatcgaaaaagaaaagaaatgagagaaaaataagaaagaaatcAAACAAACACCAAAACCACAAAAGCgtaactaaacaaaaaactacgtAAGGATCGAATACGTaaggagaaagagagagtaaacgtaaggagagagagagagagagagagagagagagagagagagagagagtaaacGTAAGGAGAAAAAAGTAAACGTAATGGGGGATAGAGAGAACAAGTAAAGTGTGGCAATGAATGAAGATACAAGACAGAGAGAGACcaaaaaggagagagagagagagaacagTCAGGGGGATagaacatttaaaaaacacCCATATTAAGACTTAAAATGACTCCGTTATTTATTGTTTAGACCGTTTGTTACATAACCTAAACCCATCCCGCGTTTCCTGCTGGCACAAAATGGAACTGGAACACACGACAACTAGCTCAATTCGTGAACTCTAGTTCGCCTCCGTTATCCTTCTTATCCTTCTCACACACTCATATATATAtgagtatatatacatatatatatatatatcgcttATAATCGTTGttgtcatttaatttatgtgtaaaaacaaagaaatatgaAAGAAATGCTTCCAAGTAACTTCCATCAACTTGATATCCTTCCTCCGATTAGCTAAGGGAAAAGGTTAGATGTGCTAATAAGAATGTATAGAAGGGAAAATGGGAACAGTCGAAATCCATATAGAGTAATAGAAATAATCAGGATTCCATCCCTTTTCaaatctctttctctcccacTTCCTATGTGTGGCTCGAACTCTCTCTCCCACACTCTGTCGCTCTTTCCTTCTGTCGCACTTGTCCTTGTTTTCGTCTCTGTCTGTTAGTAGTCACGTTATAATAACGGTAAACGAGAGAAGCGTAACGGAACGTAACGACAGGAAGAGCTCTCTCCAAGCGTACGTAATACGTAGAGTTCTTTTGGCCTATATCCAAACTCCAACTAGTTCTACATACAAAGCTATATAGTAGGgtgtacatatttacatagaTGTATCCAGCAGCTAAACATTGATCAAAATCAGAGAGaggtataaataaaaaaaaaaaaaaaaactaaaaaagaaaaaatagaaaacaaataattaaatgtaatttgaaagcattttattatttatttttcggcTGTCGGCTTTCCCCTTTACACATTGTTTGCAcgtttttttcaaaatataataaaaaaaagaaaagaaaaaatatattatatatatacaaaaatatacaaaaaaaaaaaaaaaaaaaaacaagaaatgcatagaagaggaggaggattGATTAATGATAAACGATGATAATgcaatggaaataaataagaaatgaatgcataaaatcaatttaaatataaatttgtactatttaattaaatcaaatgaaaacgCAAGGAGGAAAAATGGAAGCGAACGAGAAACCAACAAGAGCAACAAACTGATAATAAACGACGACAAACAAGAGAAACAGCCACACACAATGTAATcaatattactttaaaaaaatcaagttgAAGATAAATCTGAGAAAGAGAGCAAGTAGAGAAAGCAAGCAGTGTCAGAAGAAGTTTGAGAACAGGCAGAAGAATTCGAGCAATTCTACATTTAGGTTTTACTTGAGACCACTTGCGCGTTTTCTTTacttttgtttcttttcaattttttatttatcgacCGATTAgctcttgtatattttccttGCTTCAGTCAAGTCACCCTTCGGTTAAAATTCCAATTCCAACTCGAAGTCTATATCGAAAACCCCTTCTCCCCCATTGCATTGTGAGATTGTTTTGTTGTAAGCTTAATacttgtgtttattttttttgtttagcttttagTTAAGGACTAGCGAAGAAAATGGCAGTAAACAcgctcaaaaaataaaaaacgagtCTTGTAAGAACAATTTCGTAAGGAACgttgtgaaaaaaaaacataaaaaaagaaagaagaaaaaaaaaacattaaaatcaaaacaaaaaaataaaacaaacagtgcatttttggtttcaatttcagtatatatatttatatatatatataagataaaGGAAAAGTATGGGGGGAGGCAAGCCGatacataataaaatataaaataaaataaacgcaGAGATAAATAGTAAAAATCTTAGGGAAAGCAAGAAGAAAGGGAGACACACATAGACGAGACATAACAGGaacacaacaaacacaaacacacatttaGCATTATAAAAAACTTACATAAACAAgcatacatttaaatatttatagtaaaataaaaaacacaaacaataataatatttattattacaaaatggcaacaacaaacaacaactaaaaactaaactaaaaaaaacgcaatgaatacaacaacaaacaaacaaaaaagaagaaaaaaaaaaacacgaaaaatgagaagaaaaatgaaaagaaaatgtttattaaaaaagtaaaaaaaaaaaaaacaacgtgTGTTTCCTCATTATCCCCGCCCCACCCCAAAACTACCCATTTCTATTCacaggaagaaaaaaatatttaactgaattaaaaacatataattaAGTGAAAAAACCGATAAAAAATCGATTGGAGCTTGGTTTGGTTGCAATTCCATTTTCCCGATTATATCGATATCGATTATACATTTTGGCGCCTTTTCTGCTGGTGTGGAGTGAGACAGGACGAGCTTTTCGGGGGTCTTGCTGttctttttttccccccttcTGCAGAAagcacagatacagataaaTATAGAGatacagagaaagagagggagagaaagaagAGAGTGTGTGGGCGAAAAAGGCAGATAGGAAGAGAAGAGCTCCGATAACCCGATAACCGATATCCCGTCACCAACCCATCACGAAACACAATTGCTTCATCGAAACTCGGCATTGTAAGAGGTATTTTAAAGACACCTATAATCTAAAATCTATAAACATATCTGTAGATCATGTGCTGTTTGTAtgctatatatgtacatacatatataatctCTATACCAGCACCAGGATGAATCCCACTAtatgaattaattaagaaaatgttcAGGTTTAGGGATCAAATATGACAATTTCATCCTGAAACCTTGTAAGTCTTCTAGAAAActgttttcaaataatttataatagtttaaaatgcaatttgtatttaatatttataaaagaacTAAAACTTATTATCATATAGGATTCATCCTGGCGCCTTAGCTCCTTTAGCTTTTCCTGCTTTCCATGATCTCCTTTGCTCCTTTGACATTTGTGCTTATTTGTGTATTCTTCTGCCTTTTTCCTGAAACAGGTGACGGTGATGAGCGACCGCCGCGCAAAAAAAAGTCCCGAGACTCGAATGGCAGCAATGTAAGTAACAAGGACTATATAATAATGATATATATGggacatatatataataaaaaattaaataattgggGAGGACCGCAGACAGACAGGCAGAAAAAGCACCAATGGAATTTTTGGCAATGGAATATGGATTACAATTTTGTTAATGTTACAGaacctttaatttttaatgatttttttttcttattacattaaaaatttgaGAGAAAATTTAACTCTTTGTTGATTCCTTTCCAAGCTTTGCCTGCAATGTACAAGCAAACAGACTTATTAAGTTCCACTCTCTGGAAGAGCCTTTCTCCTTTTTCTCTCTTGTATTTAAGCTTTGGCTTAAGCTTTGTTTATCGAAAGAAAAAGTCcgttaaatagattttttcgttttttatttttttaatcaatctttaatatatatatttccattgCCAAATCCAAAGAGAAGAACTAAAAACCAGAATATAAACACACTGTAACTGAGTTTGAATGTTGTAATAACAACTTGAGTCTTGAATGTAACATTTATTCATTACCTAATTCTCTTTCCCTTCGTTGTtcccttttgttttgtgttatCCTTTTGCCGGGATATATCAGGTAAATAATCCTAGTTTGACCACAGTCCTGGGCGGcgccggaggaggagcagcaggaggcgGCAGCGTTCCAAGCGGCGGTCTCACGCCAATTTCGTTGATGAACCTGGAGCATGTCCTGAACGCCAATACACCCACATCACACACGTGTAAGTAATGTCCTTGAATCATTTCCTTTGCCGGATTAATCCTTTATTCAAGTTTGTAACTAACTGAGTACCTTCTTCCTCCTTGCTCTCCCCTTCCTCCTTCCCCTTGTCTACAGCCTACATGTTTGGCAATGCCAATCCGCTGACGGCGGCCGCCATGctcaacaataacaataagacGACGCTGCCCGGCAGCAATTtcagtggcggcggcggcggcaacatgCTGCACGGTGCTGGGCCAGTGCGTGTTGGTCCTGGCTCggctggtgctgctgcagcagcaaagAACGGTGCAACCAACGAAGATCTGGGCAAGGTGCCGccagtttccgtttccgttaaTCTGGGCACGCAGCAGCATGGCTATCCCGGCAGCAGTGCTGGAGGCGGAGGTGTCCAGGCTGCCGGTGGCGGTGGCATACGGATAGCTAGCAATCTGCACAAGCCACCCGGCGGCATTGGCGGTGATCTGGGCGAGCATCATACGGCACTGGCGGCTGCTTTGTTGTCCAGCAACCAGAACAATGGGGCTCAGAACACAAACACCAGTCATCCAGTGGGCGTCCATGGGGATGTGATGGCCAATGCCTCGTTGTCTGCGGGTCTCAAGCAGATACCACAGTTCGATGATCCCGTGGAGCAGTCACTGGCCTCGCTGGAGTTCAGTGCCGGCTCCACGGGTAAGTCGTCAGGGTTACCGCTAACGGATAACTTTTTGATGCAGCCGGATGGggctcagcagcagcagcaacaacaacagcagcagcagcaacaggctTTTGCCCACTTGGACTATGTGAATGAGCTACTGATCAAGGGATCAACGGATGCTGTCAGCGGCATGAATGGCAATCATCCGCTGAACTTTGTGCTGGACATGGCGGCGGCAACGGCAAACCTGCAGAAGcatccccagcagcagcagcaacagcagcagcagcagcaggcgcacaATAACGGTTTCAATGTGGCCGACTTTGGCATGCCTGGTTTTGATAGTCTCAACATGACGGCCTCAGCATTCCTAGATCTAGAGCacacgctgcagcagcagcatcaacagcaacaccagcagcagcaacaacatcaacagcagcagcagcaacaccaccagcaacaacaccagcaacaacaccaccagcagcagcatcagcagcttacgcaacagcaactgcagcagcagcaacaacagcagcaacatctccagcagcagcagcaacatctccagcaacagcaacagcaggccaCCAACAAAATGCTGATCATACCCAAGCCCATAGAGTCGATGATGCCCAGTCCGCCGGacaagcagcaacagcagcagcagcagcaacagcatctccagcaacagcaacatctccaacagcagcagcaacaacaccaaaAGGGCATGCTCCCGCAACAGTCGCAACTGGACATGATGCTGGCCGCGGCGGCCAATTTCCAGGGCAAGCAGGTGCAGGCCTTCAAGGCCGCGGAACAGAACCTTAAGAATGCCAGCTCTTGGTCCTCTCTGGCCTCGGCCAGCTCTCCCTCGTCGCACACATCAAGCAGCTCGAGCAGCAGCAAGCCCAAGCCGGCCATGGACTCGTTCCAGCAGTTCCGCAACAAAGCCAAAGAACGCGATCGCCTCAAGCTGCTGGAGGCGGccgagaaggagaagaagcatCAAAAGGAGGCTGCCgaaaaggagcagcagcagcagcaacgcaaGCATCACAAGTCCTCCTCAtcttcgtcctcctcctcctcatcagcagcagccgcagcagctgctgcagcatcgcaagcagccgcagcagcggcggcagcggcagcagcagcatcagcagtaACCGCCTCTTCGGCTGCCGCCACGCAGGCAGCGGCTGTGGCTGTTTCGGCGGCTCCACCCACCTCATCCTCAGTGGCCTCCAGTGCCTCGAATGCCTCCGGAGGCAGCAGTAGTGGGGGAGGAGCAGGCGGTGGCCAGGCCAGCGGAGAACGTGAGCGGGAGAGGGGTGAACGTGAGCGGGAAAGGGACAGAGACCGTGAGCGTTCCGGCAGCGGTCAATCTGGAAAtggcaacaatagcaacaactCGGCGAATAGCAATGGACCCGGCAGCGCGGGCAGCGGGGGCAGTGGCGGTGGCACCGGCGGCAACAGTGGTCCTACCAGCACAGGTGGACccaacagcggcggcggcggcggcggtggcggtggtggcaATCCTAACAGCAATAGTAATGCTGCTGCCGCCCTGCTTAATGCCGGCAGTAACAGCAACAGTGGCGTTGGCAGCGGCGGTGCCGCAAGCagtaacagcaacagcagcgtaGGAGCCATGGTAGGCAGCGGCGGACCAGGATCTAATAGCCAGGGTAGCAGCGGTGGCGCTGGAGGAGGCACTGGCACTGTCGGCGGCAGTAATGTCATGGGAGGCGGCGCCCTGGACTATGGCCAGCAGGTGTCTGCAGCTACTCAGATGGCGCAGCATGTGGCCGCCAGTGTCGCTGCCCAGGTCATAATGGCCGCCTCGCCCCTGGGCGCCATGGAAAGCGGAAGGTAAGTGAGAGGCGAAGCAAAAAActatagaattttaaaatttaaaattgaaaaaatttctTCTAATTAAAGGAAAAGTGTTCATGATGCACAGCCACAGATATCGCGGGTGGAAGACATTAAGGCATCGCCGGGCGGCCAGGGCCAGAGTTCGCCGGCACAGCAATCGCCGCAGGATCGGGCGGCCGCCAAGCGCGCCGAACAGCGGCGGGCCGAGCAGGAGCGGCGCAGGCGCGAAGCGGTAAGTCACACCCTTAGAGTTACTCTCTGAACTCCAAAAACTCCAAACTTACAAAATTCTAAACTCTTCAAAATCGAAAATCTTTCAAATCTAAACTTTCGAAACTCTAAAATCTTTAAACGCTAACCTCTCCAAACTCTTAACTctctaaattataatttctccAATCTCCAAACCTCAAAAGCTAAACTCCGAACTCTCCAAAATCTAAACTTCCATATAGAAACTCACCAAAATTTCAAACTCTCCAAACTGTATACTCCCCAAACTCAACCTTGCAAGCTTTTAACTCTCcaaaatctcaaaaaaattgtatttctcCAAAACCTAAACTCTCCAAACTCTCTTGTCTTGCAGTTGGCTGGCCAAATCGATATGAACATGCAGAGCGATCTCATGGCTGCCTTTGAAGAGACGCTGTAGGCCAAGGCCAGCAAAGGCAACGGCGGCAACACCTTctcaaccagcagcagcagcagcgcctcCATAGAGACCACAAAGCGGCGAGGGCCAAGGCGACAGCAACGGACAACGTtggacaacagcaacaaaaagagGAGCTAGGACAGAAGCAGCCtcccaaataaaaacaaaagaaaaacaaaagcatcTATTTAAGAAGCATGGTTTTAAGGCGTAACTAAGCATACGTATATTTAGTGAGTATCTCTAATATATGCATAAAACATATACGAAAGGAGAGAGAGcggagagagaggagagagaggCAGAGCAGCAGCCAAGGAGAGAGCGGCCAgagagcagcagcggcggcggcagcagcagcagcagcagcaaatttcctttttgaaacacacacacacacacatttttttaacttaCGATTATTATGATTGTGTATTTACCAACTATTAAGCGGATAATAACGATTaatgattaaatattaagaacGAGGATGGTACGAGTACGATTATGTTTATGATGGACATTGCTTGTggttccaaaaaaaaaaaaaaaaaacaaaaacaaaaaagcaaaaaacaaaagcttattatgtttaatattattaattcacGTGTATAGGCAAGTTTAGTTGGTAAGATTTTTTCCCCCTTCATTGTATAAACACACCTATGCTTAGAGTtgttaactaatttaaaaactatacaaaaaaccacaaacaaaacgaaaatttacaaaatagaAGAATCCCAAAACAGAAGCGAgaaatcaatatatatattcttcttttttttttttgtaaaacttgcaattttaaatcattgtttttttttttttttttacccaaACACAACAgttgtaatttataatttatatctcacagacacacacacacgcatgaCTAGGATGAGATAGAGAGAGCATGGTTAAAGGAGAGGCTTCGGTAGGAAGCCGAGCTGGatggatatatataaaggCAACAAATGTAGTTCTTAAGTAGAAACGAAATTTTTTGTATGTAACGACGATGCAGTCccgtaaaaattataaaataaatataaatttcaaaacaaaaactaatttaaaaaagaagaaaaaaccaaacaagaaACGGAAcaagaaaatagaaaagatGTAATAAAAACGGAAgataacaaacaaacaaaaaaaacagcaaataatttataatttctttatcCTGAGAGAACCTTTctcccaacaacaacaacaacaaattgcagTGACAATTCATTCAGTAAGCTATATAATGTGGGAGCCTCCCAGTCCCCCAGTCCCCCAGTCCAGTCTGTCTGTTGCATTGTCTTCCAAAGTCTCAGCCTCACTTTCCATTCCATCTATCCAGCCTCCCAAGTGTGTGTCCTCTGTGTGTGTAAATATAGCTCCATTTGAGGGGAAGGAGTAGTGGGAATTATGCTAGCAACTATCTATGTGAAAGCTAACGACAGGATTCCAATTAATTCTTGTATATAGTAAAGTCTTCCCCTATATATTCTCCCCCTCAGTTGTTATATTGTCGCTGGCAAGGTTCATTTCGTTTTGTGTAAATTagagagaagagagagagagcgtgtGAGGAGAGTAGGAAggaattatatattataacaaaataaaccctaaatatatatagtatataaacaGAAGAAGCATACATCAGAAAAtaccacatatatatatatatctatatatatatatatatatatatacaagaaagagatacctttttttttctatacttAATTTTAGCATTTAATTCAGTGAGAGAGAAATGTACGAAAGCGAAATAAAACTTGagaaaaactaaatacaaaatacattaaaaaaaacaatataaaaacaaacaaaaaacaaatgaagtttttaattaaagaaaacctAACACAAcattaaatagaaatataatataatataatataataaatattatattttaacgAGCCAGTTCGAGTCCAATTTTTGATCAAAAGTGCCCAAAATCTCGAGCAAAGGATGCGTTTTTCTTTGGCATTAATTAGCAAT
It encodes:
- the fs(1)h gene encoding homeotic protein female sterile isoform X5; the protein is MSSSEPPPRYEPPVEPVNGIVQPPVMPPAERPGRNTNQLQYLIKTVMKVIWKHHFSWPFQQPVDAKKLNLPDYHKIIKQPMDMGTIKKRLENNYYWSAKEAIHDFNTMFNNCYVYNKPGEDVVVMAQTLEKVFLQKVESMPKEELELEPVTAKGGKKKQRVPTTPKATGGASSASGGASSTPAVSSGAGKVPTAAAGAASSAQQLPGHAGATGASGGAATPGTGTGSGTQAARPVSAMGGTVSSTAGGAPSIPPISTMPPHTVPGSTNTTTTAMAGSAGGAGAAGNPNAVALMASLLNTGQAGAYPGAPGQTAVNSSSLLDGNSGAAAAAAVAAAAAAAAAAAAATGAAGGGAPPGAGGGGGGGVTIPAAAVNAANAVQAYVNSTAGVGVGVDTVIPPQQPAKIKKGVKRKADTTTPTANAFESPYAQMDSKSAKIATRRESNRQGSGYTLSPLGAGLPGIGGLVGVGVAGGPGVVKSKEKLSDALKSCNEILKELFSKKHSGYAWPFYKPVDAEMLGLHDYHDIIKKPMDLGTVKRKMDNREYKSAPEFAADVRLIFTNCYKYNPPDHDVVAMGRKLQDVFEMRYANIPDEPVANAAHHHHSSHGHGHGHGHGHGGHGHGGHGGHGGYGGSASNKHDASDSSSEDSSDTENESNSDEERSAKLKMLESKLLGLQEEIRKLSEEASAKKKAKKKLKEKKKHIGGGSGSGSASHHGHASGPGGAGGLGAGTGSGPGLVSGVPGAGGVGALGAGGAAGANLSALLSGSLVGGAGGSSLTGGSGLPNVSGLHSQAHDVMGFGGAGGVGGPGFANVAAAVAAAGGKAGTLAGALAAGAAAGAGGTSTGGGASNSKGAKSKGQRGAKGGAVNAGGVGNSGAGGAGAAAAGTATGAGAVGAPGGGNASKRAKGSNSAGAGGGAGAAAAAGGGGNANANAGAGARGSSKKKPSQVMNFDSEEEDTAKPMSYDEKRQLSLDINKLPGDKLGRVVHIIQNREPSLRDSNPDEIEIDFETLKPSTLRELESYVASCLRKKTRKPYYKKPSGKSKDEQMAEKKQELEKRLQDVTGQLGASKKTAKKDESNKVEAIQPANPVSSSSSSSDSSSSSSSDSSSSDSSDSEAGDGDERPPRKKKSRDSNGSNVNNPSLTTVLGGAGGGAAGGGSVPSGGLTPISLMNLEHVLNANTPTSHTSYMFGNANPLTAAAMLNNNNKTTLPGSNFSGGGGGNMLHGAGPVRVGPGSAGAAAAAKNGATNEDLGKVPPVSVSVNLGTQQHGYPGSSAGGGGVQAAGGGGIRIASNLHKPPGGIGGDLGEHHTALAAALLSSNQNNGAQNTNTSHPVGVHGDVMANASLSAGLKQIPQFDDPVEQSLASLEFSAGSTGKSSGLPLTDNFLMQPDGAQQQQQQQQQQQQQAFAHLDYVNELLIKGSTDAVSGMNGNHPLNFVLDMAAATANLQKHPQQQQQQQQQQQAHNNGFNVADFGMPGFDSLNMTASAFLDLEHTLQQQHQQQHQQQQQHQQQQQQHHQQQHQQQHHQQQHQQLTQQQLQQQQQQQQHLQQQQQHLQQQQQQATNKMLIIPKPIESMMPSPPDKQQQQQQQQQHLQQQQHLQQQQQQHQKGMLPQQSQLDMMLAAAANFQGKQVQAFKAAEQNLKNASSWSSLASASSPSSHTSSSSSSSKPKPAMDSFQQFRNKAKERDRLKLLEAAEKEKKHQKEAAEKEQQQQQRKHHKSSSSSSSSSSSAAAAAAAAASQAAAAAAAAAAAASAVTASSAAATQAAAVAVSAAPPTSSSVASSASNASGGSSSGGGAGGGQASGERERERGERERERDRDRERSGSGQSGNGNNSNNSANSNGPGSAGSGGSGGGTGGNSGPTSTGGPNSGGGGGGGGGGNPNSNSNAAAALLNAGSNSNSGVGSGGAASSNSNSSVGAMVGSGGPGSNSQGSSGGAGGGTGTVGGSNVMGGGALDYGQQVSAATQMAQHVAASVAAQVIMAASPLGAMESGRKSVHDAQPQISRVEDIKASPGGQGQSSPAQQSPQDRAAAKRAEQRRAEQERRRREALAGQIDMNMQSDLMAAFEETL